The following are from one region of the Cetobacterium somerae genome:
- a CDS encoding BglG family transcription antiterminator, with the protein MNTTAANVLKILSQTEMSVEDMHLYLKVEKNAILKTISQINDFLESIDLPKIEKKEDAFHLILTKKQWEILFNNFNVLTVEERIDYLYIKFIAHGFLNLEKEKEILDLSRSTILRCFQSVKDEFLKNGTRYEYLHGKGLLITELSFSDKKNFHRKLMKLFIEEDILVPPLKSLLIDIKKFDTKTRLSQIYPILKFSNISVNYFLLSFLYSLEICSEIFEESLFRNESYLETKEFNHIKSLINKYGRDFHPKYKDELAFFLTTLILDYYFLDKDNKVRTLKFLNILKEEFKISNITSELEDMLFHNIYLALFKYKNNIIDFKNTYFNDNEKILLNKLDYISDKHSYDFFLGDKFSIVFALKRALIEDNFSKIKNVLFLFNEINANHYTLFKRSLIKLAPDIKFDLEASFFHKKNILRDFSDYDLVISDEKINPNVFVIDFYCNSKVQNILEEKAFCLGVNNFYNE; encoded by the coding sequence ATGAATACAACAGCTGCTAATGTTTTAAAAATTTTATCGCAAACTGAAATGTCTGTAGAAGACATGCATCTGTATTTAAAAGTTGAAAAAAATGCTATTTTAAAAACTATTTCACAAATTAATGATTTTTTAGAATCTATTGATTTACCTAAAATCGAAAAAAAAGAGGATGCTTTTCATTTAATACTTACTAAAAAACAATGGGAAATACTTTTTAATAATTTTAATGTTTTAACTGTAGAAGAAAGAATTGATTATCTTTATATTAAGTTTATTGCCCATGGTTTTTTAAATTTAGAAAAAGAAAAAGAAATTTTAGATCTTTCTAGAAGTACTATTCTCAGATGTTTTCAAAGTGTTAAAGATGAGTTTTTAAAAAATGGTACTCGTTATGAATATCTTCATGGAAAGGGACTTTTAATAACTGAACTTAGCTTCAGTGATAAAAAAAATTTCCATAGAAAGCTTATGAAACTTTTTATAGAAGAGGATATTTTAGTTCCTCCACTAAAATCTCTTTTAATAGATATAAAAAAATTTGATACTAAAACTAGGTTATCTCAAATTTATCCTATTCTTAAATTTTCTAATATATCTGTTAATTATTTTTTACTTTCTTTTCTATATTCTTTAGAAATTTGTTCAGAAATATTTGAAGAATCTTTATTCAGAAATGAAAGTTATCTTGAAACTAAAGAATTTAATCATATAAAATCACTAATTAATAAATATGGTAGAGATTTTCATCCGAAATATAAGGATGAATTAGCTTTCTTTTTAACTACCTTAATTTTAGATTACTATTTTTTAGATAAAGATAATAAAGTTAGAACTCTAAAATTTTTGAATATTTTAAAAGAAGAATTTAAAATATCAAATATAACTTCAGAGCTAGAAGATATGCTTTTTCACAACATCTATCTTGCTTTATTTAAATATAAAAATAATATAATAGATTTTAAAAATACATATTTTAATGATAATGAAAAAATTCTTTTAAATAAACTAGATTATATTTCAGACAAACATTCTTATGATTTTTTCTTAGGAGATAAATTTTCAATAGTTTTCGCTTTAAAAAGAGCTCTGATAGAAGATAATTTTTCTAAGATAAAAAATGTTTTATTTCTTTTTAATGAAATAAATGCAAATCATTATACTTTATTTAAAAGAAGTCTAATTAAATTAGCTCCTGATATAAAATTTGATTTGGAAGCTTCATTCTTTCACAAAAAAAATATTCTTAGAGATTTTAGTGACTATGATTTAGTTATTAGTGATGAAAAAATAAATCCAAATGTTTTCGTCATTGATTTTTATTGTAATTCTAAAGTTCAAAATATTTTAGAAGAAAAAGCTTTTTGTTTAGGTGTTAATAATTTCTACAATGAATAA
- a CDS encoding BglG family transcription antiterminator, with protein MNTTAANILKILSQTEMSIEDMQLYLDVEKSSIIKTISQINDFLISINLPIISKNDDFYFLKLSSQELKFLFKNFKILTADEKVDYLFIKFISTGFLNLEKEKEILDISRSTILRSFQVVKDEFLKNGTTYEYSHGKGLILKKISEQDKNIFYKKLMKFFIEEDILVPVRKELLKSIKFFDTKQRLTQLYPILKDSGISINYFLLSFICSLEVCIHIFGGFNFIKESNLSLDKFKEIEKNIDKFGNNFDQDFKNQLSHFLTSLYFENGILEENLKNMCLNLIKHIKIRFQINIPNKDLEKMLFNKLYISFFKYNNKIVKIINVSFNKPHKIILNTLDDILNELSYNFYLVDKFMIVYVIRRILIEENFFNIKNVLLLFNEVVAVDQIVFKKSLKKFHPNIAFDIEATFFHKKNIIHNHKNYDIIISDSNIVPNVKVVEYYNTVNVHNILENHALLSGLKKLNTI; from the coding sequence ATGAATACAACAGCTGCTAATATTTTAAAGATTTTATCTCAAACTGAGATGTCCATAGAAGATATGCAACTGTATTTAGATGTAGAAAAAAGTTCTATTATTAAAACAATTTCACAAATTAATGATTTCTTAATTTCAATTAATTTACCTATTATTTCAAAGAATGATGATTTTTATTTCTTAAAACTAAGTTCACAAGAATTGAAATTTTTATTCAAAAATTTTAAAATTTTAACTGCTGATGAAAAAGTAGATTATCTGTTTATCAAGTTTATTTCTACTGGTTTTTTAAATCTTGAAAAAGAAAAAGAGATTCTAGATATTTCTCGAAGTACCATTTTAAGATCTTTTCAAGTTGTAAAAGATGAGTTTTTAAAGAATGGCACTACTTATGAATACTCTCATGGAAAAGGTTTAATTTTAAAAAAAATTTCAGAACAAGATAAAAATATTTTTTATAAAAAACTTATGAAGTTCTTTATCGAGGAAGATATTTTAGTTCCTGTTAGAAAAGAACTCCTAAAATCTATTAAATTTTTTGATACAAAACAAAGATTAACTCAACTTTATCCTATACTTAAAGATTCTGGTATATCTATTAATTATTTTTTACTCTCTTTTATTTGTTCATTAGAAGTTTGTATTCATATTTTTGGTGGATTTAATTTTATAAAAGAATCAAATTTATCACTAGATAAATTTAAAGAGATTGAAAAAAATATAGATAAATTTGGAAATAATTTTGATCAGGATTTTAAAAATCAACTTAGTCATTTTCTAACATCTCTTTATTTTGAAAATGGTATTTTAGAAGAAAATCTTAAAAATATGTGTCTTAATTTAATAAAACACATAAAGATAAGATTTCAAATTAATATTCCAAATAAAGATTTAGAAAAAATGTTATTTAACAAATTATATATATCCTTTTTTAAATATAATAATAAAATTGTAAAAATCATAAATGTCTCTTTTAATAAACCACATAAAATTATTTTAAATACTTTAGATGATATTTTAAATGAACTTTCATATAACTTTTATTTAGTTGATAAATTTATGATTGTCTATGTTATAAGAAGAATTCTTATAGAAGAAAACTTTTTTAATATAAAAAATGTTCTTCTGTTATTCAATGAAGTAGTTGCAGTTGATCAAATTGTATTTAAAAAATCTCTAAAAAAATTCCATCCAAATATTGCATTTGATATTGAAGCTACTTTTTTTCATAAAAAAAATATTATACATAATCATAAAAATTATGATATTATTATTAGTGACAGTAATATTGTACCTAACGTGAAAGTTGTTGAATACTATAATACTGTGAATGTTCACAATATTTTAGAAAATCATGCTTTATTGAGTGGATTAAAAAAATTAAACACTATTTAA
- a CDS encoding cold-shock protein: MTKGTVKWFNKEKGFGFVTCEEGKDYFVHFSGIIGDGFRFLEEGQNVSFKIESGDKGPLAKEVQAN, encoded by the coding sequence ATGACAAAAGGTACAGTAAAATGGTTTAACAAAGAAAAAGGATTTGGATTTGTAACTTGTGAAGAAGGAAAGGATTACTTTGTACACTTTTCTGGAATTATAGGAGATGGATTTAGATTTTTAGAAGAAGGACAAAACGTTTCTTTCAAAATTGAAAGTGGAGATAAAGGACCTTTAGCTAAAGAGGTTCAAGCAAACTAA
- a CDS encoding winged helix-turn-helix transcriptional regulator, whose amino-acid sequence MCKTEIKKELGKYHINYTHEKILRRINENPGITMCELTKGLDLSKGSISLCIKRLEEENLIQKYGAFDDKRVFRLHPTKSGKDLCSKIKLMQILKI is encoded by the coding sequence ATGTGTAAAACAGAAATAAAAAAAGAATTAGGAAAGTATCATATTAATTACACACATGAAAAGATTTTAAGAAGAATAAATGAAAATCCAGGGATAACTATGTGTGAATTAACAAAAGGATTGGATTTGTCAAAGGGGTCTATTTCTCTTTGTATAAAAAGATTAGAAGAGGAAAATTTAATTCAAAAGTATGGAGCATTTGACGACAAAAGAGTCTTTAGGCTTCATCCAACAAAGAGTGGAAAAGATTTGTGTAGCAAAATTAAATTAATGCAAATATTAAAAATATAA
- a CDS encoding BglG family transcription antiterminator, translating into MGVVQINTTNINILTLLSQEKFSLEELSLYLNLEKKSIYKNINSINSFLEDENLPLIEIKNAIYSIDLSKSQWANLFTRKDFITTDEIIDYLYLKFIHNGFINLEVEKELLSISRSSIIRYFNDVKKTLELNGSQYEYVVGKGLRLTYLSQVNKNIFSKKLIKFFIKCDFSLNHSIFIIDLIKDYNINKLLNNLYVIFKTLNIPTTHFIISFLCSLHICTEVFGGFNFKSDYDYTQFSDIENLIRLELKDCSTEYQTQIFYFIVSLNKDEINFEPTILEKAFKIIEEIKIDLNLKDLDSFLEKMLLKKICFSIFKYENHIFKVRNIVTGEKEKIIINILENIFKKYDLNLFFCDKISIAQIIIKIVIEHNKGSLKNILLLFNEVILLDDKYLKESIYGHNQKFNICVEPTFFYKLNPKNYEGKYDLILSDEPSLNSKAIMVNSFNPIQIFLAIYNHVFNQATKHLVYE; encoded by the coding sequence ATGGGGGTGGTTCAAATTAATACAACAAATATAAATATCTTAACACTTCTCTCACAAGAGAAGTTTTCTTTAGAGGAGCTTTCTCTTTATTTAAATTTAGAGAAAAAATCTATCTATAAGAATATCAATTCTATTAATTCATTTTTAGAAGATGAAAATCTTCCCTTAATCGAGATAAAAAACGCTATTTATTCTATAGACCTTTCAAAATCTCAATGGGCAAACCTTTTTACTCGAAAAGACTTTATAACTACAGATGAAATTATAGATTACCTATATCTTAAGTTTATACATAATGGTTTTATAAATTTAGAGGTTGAAAAAGAATTACTAAGCATATCTAGAAGTTCTATTATTAGATATTTTAATGATGTAAAAAAAACATTAGAGCTCAATGGCTCTCAATATGAATATGTCGTAGGAAAGGGATTAAGGTTAACTTATTTATCTCAAGTTAACAAGAATATTTTTTCTAAAAAATTAATCAAATTTTTTATAAAATGTGATTTCTCTTTAAATCATTCTATTTTTATAATCGATTTAATTAAAGATTATAATATTAATAAATTACTCAATAATTTATATGTTATTTTTAAAACTCTAAATATTCCAACTACACATTTCATAATATCATTTTTATGCTCTCTCCATATATGTACAGAAGTTTTTGGAGGATTTAATTTCAAAAGCGACTATGATTATACCCAATTCTCTGATATTGAAAATTTAATTCGATTGGAACTAAAAGATTGTAGTACAGAATACCAAACACAAATATTTTATTTTATAGTTTCTTTAAACAAAGATGAAATAAATTTTGAGCCTACTATCTTAGAAAAAGCTTTTAAAATTATTGAAGAGATTAAAATTGATTTAAACTTAAAAGATTTAGATTCTTTTTTAGAAAAAATGTTATTAAAGAAAATTTGTTTTTCAATTTTTAAATATGAAAATCATATTTTTAAAGTTAGAAATATAGTAACTGGAGAAAAAGAAAAAATTATAATTAACATTTTAGAAAATATTTTTAAAAAATATGATTTAAATTTATTTTTTTGTGATAAAATTTCAATTGCTCAAATAATTATAAAAATTGTTATTGAACACAATAAAGGTTCATTAAAAAACATTCTACTGCTTTTTAATGAAGTTATTCTTTTAGATGATAAATATCTCAAAGAATCAATATATGGACATAATCAAAAGTTTAACATTTGTGTTGAACCTACTTTTTTTTATAAATTAAATCCTAAAAATTATGAAGGTAAATATGATTTGATTTTAAGCGATGAACCTAGTTTAAATTCCAAGGCAATTATGGTTAATAGCTTTAATCCTATACAAATATTTTTAGCGATTTATAATCACGTTTTTAATCAAGCTACAAAACATCTAGTATATGAATAA
- a CDS encoding helix-turn-helix domain-containing protein, whose translation MEIGKKIKRLRQEKYLTQDELASRCELSKGFISQVERNLTSPSIANLADILEGLGTNLKDFFSDDGDEKIVFDENDAFELTDSKLKYKVEWIIPNAQKNQMEPILLTLEEGGRYKEEIAHDGQEFGYVLKGEILIHLGDKIHKAKKGEAFYYSSGKNHYLSNCGKGSAKILWVSNPPSF comes from the coding sequence ATGGAAATCGGAAAAAAAATCAAAAGACTAAGACAAGAAAAATATCTTACTCAAGATGAGTTAGCTAGTCGTTGTGAACTGTCTAAAGGATTTATATCTCAAGTAGAAAGAAATCTAACTTCTCCATCTATTGCAAATTTAGCTGATATACTTGAAGGTCTTGGAACAAATTTAAAAGATTTCTTTAGTGATGATGGTGATGAAAAAATTGTTTTTGATGAAAATGATGCTTTCGAACTTACAGATTCTAAACTAAAATATAAAGTTGAATGGATTATACCTAACGCTCAAAAAAATCAAATGGAACCTATCCTTCTGACTCTAGAAGAAGGTGGACGATATAAAGAAGAGATTGCTCATGATGGTCAAGAATTTGGTTATGTTTTAAAAGGGGAAATTCTAATTCATTTAGGTGATAAGATTCATAAAGCAAAAAAAGGTGAAGCTTTTTACTACAGCTCTGGAAAAAATCATTACCTATCTAATTGTGGAAAAGGTAGTGCTAAGATTCTTTGGGTCTCAAATCCCCCTTCATTTTAA
- the speD gene encoding adenosylmethionine decarboxylase: MKLETLGRHILIEFYNCDEEILKNPILIKEHMNEAARIANATIVESVFHHFNPYGVSGAVIISESHLAIHTWPEYGYAAVDVFTCGDKIDPWTAFKFLEDVFKSDRSESIEVPRGMVDKIRNYSKKELGKITFKPEEE; encoded by the coding sequence TTGAAATTAGAAACACTAGGAAGACACATTTTAATTGAATTTTATAACTGTGATGAGGAGATATTAAAAAATCCAATTCTAATAAAAGAACATATGAATGAAGCAGCAAGAATAGCAAATGCTACAATTGTTGAATCAGTATTTCATCACTTTAATCCATATGGAGTATCAGGAGCTGTAATCATATCAGAATCTCATCTTGCTATTCATACTTGGCCTGAATATGGATATGCAGCAGTTGATGTGTTTACTTGTGGTGATAAGATAGATCCGTGGACAGCTTTTAAATTTTTAGAGGATGTATTTAAATCTGATAGAAGTGAATCAATAGAGGTTCCAAGAGGAATGGTAGATAAAATTAGAAATTACTCAAAAAAAGAGCTAGGAAAAATAACTTTTAAACCAGAGGAGGAATAG
- the speE gene encoding polyamine aminopropyltransferase: MLDLWFTEKWSEDTRFSIKVKEHLYSEETPFQKIDFFTSNEYGRFFTLDGMIMITEKDEFIYHEMITHVPMCTNMNIKKVLVIGGGDGGTVRELTRYSTIEKIDMVEIDERVVRLSQKFLPFTADKLEDKRVTLYFQDGLKFVEECSSETYDLILVDSTDPISVGEGLFTTEFYKNCYRVLKEDGILVNQHESPYYERYSQEMKKAHNKIKKIFPIAKVYQFHQPTYASGHWLFGFASKKYNPTLDCKIEEWNKLDIRTRYYNTDIQIAAFALPNYVKAQLEEK; this comes from the coding sequence ATGTTAGATTTATGGTTTACAGAAAAATGGTCAGAGGACACAAGATTCTCTATTAAAGTTAAAGAACATTTATATTCAGAAGAAACACCTTTTCAAAAAATAGATTTCTTTACTTCGAATGAATATGGAAGATTTTTTACACTAGATGGAATGATAATGATAACTGAAAAAGATGAATTTATATATCATGAGATGATAACTCATGTTCCAATGTGTACAAATATGAATATAAAAAAAGTCTTAGTAATTGGTGGTGGAGACGGTGGTACAGTGAGAGAACTTACAAGATACTCAACTATAGAAAAAATAGATATGGTTGAAATAGATGAAAGAGTTGTAAGATTATCTCAAAAGTTTTTACCGTTTACAGCAGATAAATTAGAAGATAAAAGAGTAACTTTATATTTTCAAGATGGATTAAAATTCGTAGAGGAGTGTTCGAGTGAAACTTATGATTTAATATTAGTTGATTCAACAGATCCAATCTCTGTTGGAGAAGGACTTTTTACAACTGAGTTTTATAAAAATTGTTATAGAGTTTTAAAAGAGGACGGAATTTTAGTAAATCAACACGAATCACCATATTATGAAAGATATTCTCAAGAAATGAAGAAAGCTCATAATAAAATAAAAAAAATATTTCCTATTGCAAAAGTTTATCAGTTTCATCAACCAACATATGCATCAGGACATTGGTTATTTGGATTTGCATCAAAAAAATATAATCCAACTTTAGATTGTAAAATTGAAGAATGGAATAAGTTAGATATTCGAACTAGATATTATAATACTGATATTCAAATTGCCGCATTTGCTTTACCAAACTATGTAAAAGCTCAATTAGAAGAAAAATAA
- a CDS encoding CAP domain-containing protein, giving the protein MKKLLGIMVFLLGTLVFGANEDQKVILKLVNRERVSRGLSPMKLNSKLNKLAKIKSDDMHKNRYFSHNSPIYGTPFDLMKKHRVDYMTAGENIAKGQNTPEYVMKSWMDSPGHRKNILNPRFKEMGVSRDEYGNNIWTQMFIGS; this is encoded by the coding sequence TTGAAAAAATTACTAGGAATAATGGTTTTTCTTTTAGGAACATTAGTTTTTGGAGCTAATGAGGATCAAAAAGTTATTTTAAAATTAGTAAATAGGGAGAGAGTTAGTAGAGGATTAAGTCCAATGAAATTAAATTCAAAGTTAAATAAACTAGCTAAAATAAAGTCTGATGATATGCATAAAAACAGATATTTTAGTCACAACTCACCTATTTATGGAACACCTTTTGATTTAATGAAAAAACATAGAGTAGATTATATGACTGCTGGAGAGAATATAGCAAAAGGTCAAAATACACCAGAATATGTTATGAAATCATGGATGGATTCTCCAGGACATAGAAAAAATATTCTAAATCCAAGATTTAAAGAGATGGGAGTTTCAAGAGATGAGTATGGAAATAATATTTGGACACAAATGTTTATAGGGAGTTAA
- a CDS encoding YbaN family protein, which translates to MKKKIFTFLGFLFLGFGIIGAFLPIIPTVPFILIAAYFFEKSSEKFYNWLLNNKYFGEHLKDYRINKGITKKNKIIAIASTIFGMTLGMFFMPFIIGKILLLLILVGVIFHIINVDTIKK; encoded by the coding sequence ATGAAGAAAAAAATTTTTACATTTTTAGGTTTTCTATTTTTAGGTTTTGGAATCATCGGAGCCTTTTTACCTATTATTCCAACAGTACCATTTATATTAATTGCCGCATATTTTTTTGAAAAAAGTTCAGAAAAATTTTATAATTGGTTACTTAATAATAAATATTTTGGTGAACATCTAAAAGATTATAGAATTAATAAAGGAATCACTAAAAAAAATAAAATTATTGCTATAGCATCAACAATTTTCGGAATGACTTTAGGAATGTTTTTTATGCCATTTATTATTGGAAAAATTTTACTTTTGTTAATTCTTGTCGGTGTTATTTTTCATATTATCAATGTTGATACAATAAAAAAATAG
- a CDS encoding LemA family protein, producing MILGIVFIVLVVILIGFIIGVYNKLVKERNFVEEAFSTIDAYLKKRYDLIPNLVETVKGYKNYEGSTLEAVIAARSRYMTATTPEEKIENENMITGALGKLFALTENYPELKANENFMKLQGELVAIEEDILQARKYYNGSVRVYNTMCETFPSVIVANNFGFKKYPFFKVENEEERQNVKVQF from the coding sequence ATGATTTTAGGAATAGTGTTTATAGTATTGGTAGTTATTTTAATTGGATTCATTATAGGAGTATACAATAAGTTAGTTAAAGAAAGAAATTTTGTAGAAGAAGCTTTTTCAACAATTGATGCATACTTGAAGAAAAGATATGATTTAATACCAAATTTAGTAGAAACTGTAAAAGGGTATAAAAATTATGAAGGTAGTACATTAGAAGCTGTAATAGCAGCAAGAAGCAGATATATGACTGCTACAACGCCAGAAGAAAAAATAGAAAACGAAAATATGATAACAGGTGCTTTAGGAAAACTTTTTGCTTTAACAGAAAATTATCCAGAATTAAAAGCAAATGAAAATTTCATGAAGTTACAAGGAGAGTTAGTAGCAATAGAAGAGGATATTTTACAGGCAAGAAAATATTACAATGGTAGTGTTAGAGTTTACAATACAATGTGTGAAACATTTCCAAGTGTTATAGTGGCTAATAACTTTGGATTTAAGAAGTATCCATTCTTTAAAGTTGAAAACGAAGAGGAAAGACAAAATGTTAAAGTTCAGTTTTAG
- a CDS encoding DUF2207 domain-containing protein, whose product MLKFSFSLFFLLVTTIFADAGYIIDNYKVNIKIDEKNIYNVDENIRVDFLQPRRGIYRVIPEEFNGKEIKVTNIQTNVQTAAKDEGNYIYLRLGDPNRYLTGIKDYIIKYRYSIGWDRNSSYDEVYYNLIGNDWDTTIKKVEFSIELPKSFDAKKINFTLGNYGSTNTNGVKWSVDGNTIKGYTTVTLNPKESVTIALPLPEGYFDFGDQKITYYIFKSVLYLIYLIIPGMALNLLRKYKDRNSVIQTVEFYPPDNLTPTEIGYYIDGIIHSKDLTSLIFYWANKGYLKINEVKKGGIFTKDEFEIEFLKDRIETEKEFEKYMYNALSAYKNSENRLNIKDLRNRFYKHIDKAAEILEIDLIMSKKTLYSSKSLRAGNTVRTSILFIVAASFGYFYYFGAGQGLDTMLTIIFGGVSVLVTLAISGKIKSKTQYGNEILGKILGFKRFLETAEKRKLEMLLEENPSYFYNILPYTIVLGVSSIWADKFKDLVVEPPQWYGGSNIGNAFVLGAFMGSFNNSLSAFNDTMLSAPKAPSNFGGGSSSMGGGSSGGGAGGGGGGSW is encoded by the coding sequence ATGTTAAAGTTCAGTTTTAGTCTATTTTTTCTTTTAGTTACAACTATTTTTGCAGATGCAGGATATATAATTGATAACTATAAAGTAAATATAAAAATAGATGAAAAAAATATTTATAATGTTGACGAAAATATAAGAGTGGATTTTTTACAGCCAAGAAGAGGTATATATAGAGTAATTCCAGAAGAATTCAATGGAAAAGAAATAAAAGTTACTAATATACAAACAAATGTCCAAACAGCAGCAAAAGACGAAGGGAACTATATCTACTTAAGATTAGGAGATCCTAATAGATATTTAACAGGAATAAAAGATTATATAATAAAATATAGATATAGTATAGGATGGGATAGAAACTCTAGTTATGATGAAGTGTATTATAATCTAATTGGAAATGATTGGGATACAACTATAAAAAAAGTTGAGTTTTCTATAGAGCTGCCTAAAAGTTTTGATGCTAAAAAAATAAATTTTACTTTAGGAAATTATGGTAGTACAAATACTAATGGAGTTAAATGGAGTGTAGATGGCAACACAATTAAGGGTTACACAACAGTTACATTAAATCCAAAGGAGAGTGTAACAATAGCTTTACCATTACCAGAGGGATATTTTGATTTTGGAGACCAAAAAATAACTTATTATATATTTAAGAGTGTTTTATATTTAATATATCTTATTATTCCTGGAATGGCTTTAAATCTTTTAAGAAAATATAAAGATAGAAATAGCGTTATTCAAACAGTTGAGTTTTATCCTCCGGATAATCTTACACCAACAGAGATTGGATATTATATAGATGGAATTATACATTCTAAGGATTTAACAAGCTTGATTTTTTATTGGGCTAATAAAGGATATTTAAAAATTAATGAAGTAAAAAAAGGTGGAATTTTTACAAAGGATGAATTTGAAATAGAATTTTTAAAAGATAGAATAGAAACAGAGAAAGAGTTTGAAAAATATATGTATAATGCACTATCAGCATATAAAAATTCTGAAAATAGATTAAATATCAAGGATTTAAGGAATAGATTTTATAAGCATATTGATAAAGCAGCTGAAATTTTGGAAATAGATTTAATTATGAGTAAAAAAACTCTGTATAGTTCTAAAAGTTTAAGAGCAGGAAATACAGTTAGAACATCAATCTTATTTATTGTAGCGGCTAGTTTTGGATATTTTTATTACTTTGGAGCTGGACAGGGATTAGATACGATGTTAACTATCATATTTGGTGGAGTATCAGTATTAGTAACATTAGCTATAAGTGGAAAAATAAAAAGTAAAACACAATATGGAAATGAAATTTTAGGAAAAATACTAGGTTTCAAAAGATTTTTAGAAACAGCAGAAAAAAGAAAATTAGAGATGTTATTAGAAGAAAACCCTAGTTATTTTTACAACATACTTCCTTATACTATAGTTTTAGGAGTTAGTAGTATATGGGCTGATAAATTTAAAGATCTTGTAGTTGAACCACCTCAATGGTATGGTGGATCTAATATAGGAAATGCTTTTGTTTTAGGAGCCTTTATGGGTAGCTTTAATAACTCGTTATCAGCATTTAATGACACTATGTTGTCAGCACCAAAAGCTCCAAGTAATTTTGGAGGTGGAAGTTCATCTATGGGTGGAGGTTCATCAGGAGGTGGAGCTGGTGGAGGTGGAGGCGGAAGCTGGTAA